The Arenibacter algicola region AACTGGAAAACTTAGTTGAACTTTCAGCCTTTAACAATTTCCTATACGGTAAAATCCCTATAAGTATAGGCAGTTTGAACAATTTAAAGGTATTGAACCTGTCCAGTAATAATCTATGGGGAGAAATACCGGATTCTTTAGGCCGACTTTCAAAATTGGAGGTTTTAGGCCTATTCGAGAATTCGTTGAACGGCGCAGTTCCCTCAGCACTTGGTAATCTGTACTCCTTAAGGGAATTGGTATTGGCCAATAATAATTTTGGAGGTGAGTTTCCTATGGAAATGAGCCAATTGGTCAATCTTAGAATTTTCCAAATTCAGAATAATAAATTCGATTCCTTGGAAAACCTTAAGTCAATGAAGACCGAACAGTTCTTTGTATTCGACTATGATGATGGACATGTCAAATCGCTGAAAAGCAATAATAATAGAGAAAAAACTAGATTGGCAGACACTAACTTTGAAGATGACGCTAACGATTAAGTCTGGATTTCGTCTTTAAGGTTAAATATCAATGGTAACTGATGGATGGCGGGTTAAGATTAACAATTAAATCAAATACGATGTTCACCAAACATAAATTAAAGGAAATTATAGCAATGTCTAATATTGTTTAATATCGAATAATAGTGGGATTTAATAAAACGAATAGGAATGAAATGGCTTTTGAGTTCTTACACTACTTAAAAATCTTTATTTTCCTAATTAAAGCCATTACTGTTGTTCATAATATTACCTAATAATCTAGTAAGAATATGCTTAATTGTTCAGATATAATATAAATTTCAAATTAAATAATTCTTAAATTTAGTATTCATGAGTACTATAAAATTTGAAGTAATAGAAGGAAATTCCAAAGATGTTATCTTAGGGGTTTACCTAAGCGATGAACAGCCTTTTGCGTATAAACACTTCTCAAAAGAGTTGGATTCATTATGCTTGGCCCTTAGGGTAGGGGGAAAAAATAATTTTGATATTTCGGAGTTGGTGGCAGTAGTCCAAAAGGTAACTGGAGAGGGAAAGGGAATATTTTCACAGTTTGTGACCGAAAATAATATAATAGTAAATTTCGATATAGCCAAATATACCAAACAACAGGAATCTAAGTTTTCTTATTGGGAGGATGCCAAGGTTGTACTTACTGGCAAGGAATTCATGCAAATTCATCAAGCCCAACGAAATGATCTGATTTTTCGTATCCACACCAGAAATATAAAATCCGGTACCGTAGTGCCAAAATATGTCTTGGAGTATGAACAAAACCTAGCGAACTACCAGAAAGAGGCTGCCTGACAAATCGTCTTGAGTATCTGAGTATAATCAATGACAAGTGGGTAAAGTAGATGAAGTAATTTTAGAGTATTACTTGATATTGGGAAAGTGGCAATACATAAAATTTATTAATCGTGCAGGGAATTGGGGCCATGGAAATTTCTCAATTAATTTGTTTTCGAATCCAAATACGATACAATTTTAGAAAGTACTATAACCACGTAAATCCATTACAAAATGAACAATGATAACTTAACCTACGACATTGTGTACATTGTTGATGATGACAAAGTCATAAACCTCACACATTTACAAATTATCAAGAAAACTGGAATCGCTAATGAAACTAGAGTGTTCAGTAATCCCTTGAAGGCGCTTGAAGATTTGACGGCTGAACTTAAATCGTCGTATAAAAATATATTCGTACTGCTGGATATTTCCATGGATCAGATTAATGGTTTCGAATTATTAGATTCACTTACCTATATAAATGTTAAAGGCATTTTGGACATTGTAATAGTAACTTCTTCCCTAGATTACAAAAATAGACAAAAGGGAATGGAGCATCCTCTGGTGAAGGGTTATATAAATAAACCCCTTACCAAAAAGCACCTATTGGAATTTATCCACAA contains the following coding sequences:
- a CDS encoding leucine-rich repeat domain-containing protein encodes the protein MKIPSRNCSKVIIILVLLPLFGFNIIAQDMVSESERRLLIDLYETTNGKEWVHKWDLDSLVSDWYGIQVRNGNVAEIKLFRNNLVGQIPESIGKFEHLTILNLAFNNLIGEIPKSIKELSQLKFLKVEMNQLSGRIPKDIGKLENLVELSAFNNFLYGKIPISIGSLNNLKVLNLSSNNLWGEIPDSLGRLSKLEVLGLFENSLNGAVPSALGNLYSLRELVLANNNFGGEFPMEMSQLVNLRIFQIQNNKFDSLENLKSMKTEQFFVFDYDDGHVKSLKSNNNREKTRLADTNFEDDAND
- a CDS encoding response regulator; the encoded protein is MNNDNLTYDIVYIVDDDKVINLTHLQIIKKTGIANETRVFSNPLKALEDLTAELKSSYKNIFVLLDISMDQINGFELLDSLTYINVKGILDIVIVTSSLDYKNRQKGMEHPLVKGYINKPLTKKHLLEFIHNYTLKSE